A single region of the Deefgea piscis genome encodes:
- a CDS encoding ATP-binding protein, whose product MTITIRPKDRDAVIQSLRAGVVPRTGQHLIQVGRTNEIETLIGDIDRIADGGSAFRIVTGEYGAGKTFFLNLVRTVALEKKLVVASADLNPDRRLHASGGQARSLYAELMRNISTRTKPDGGALAGIVEKFISTAKLEAKANGLSTETVIREKLNHLTELVNGYDFADVIAAYCRGVEEGLEQLKADAIRWLRGEFTTKTDAKQALGVRSIVDDSAVYDQLKLLARFVRLAGFSGLLVSLDELVNLYKLSNTQARNANYEQILRILNDSLQGSADGLGFVLGGTPEFLLDTRRGLYSYPALQSRLAQNTFAVGGLVDFTGPVVRLSSLTPEDFYVLLQNIRHVYAAGDQAKHLIPDQGIFSFMEHCSSRIGDSYFRTPRTTITSFINLLAVLEQNTGAAWQDLLGGIEVIADTDGLADAHVDSDDVDEFASFKM is encoded by the coding sequence ATGACCATCACTATTCGCCCTAAAGACCGAGATGCAGTCATTCAATCACTACGTGCCGGTGTAGTTCCTCGCACTGGCCAACATTTAATTCAAGTTGGACGTACGAATGAAATCGAAACTCTAATTGGTGATATAGACCGTATTGCAGACGGCGGGTCTGCATTCCGTATCGTTACTGGTGAATATGGTGCCGGCAAAACTTTTTTCCTTAATTTAGTACGCACAGTCGCGCTCGAAAAAAAACTAGTCGTAGCAAGTGCAGACTTAAACCCTGACCGCAGACTTCACGCCAGTGGTGGCCAAGCTCGGTCGCTCTATGCCGAGTTGATGCGCAACATCTCGACCAGAACCAAACCAGATGGTGGCGCGCTAGCTGGAATTGTCGAAAAATTCATTTCCACCGCAAAATTGGAAGCCAAAGCAAATGGACTTTCAACCGAAACAGTCATTAGAGAAAAGCTAAATCATCTAACAGAATTAGTGAATGGCTATGACTTCGCCGATGTCATTGCAGCATATTGCCGTGGTGTTGAAGAGGGCCTCGAGCAACTAAAAGCCGATGCAATCCGCTGGCTACGTGGCGAATTCACTACCAAAACAGATGCTAAGCAGGCCTTAGGTGTGCGTAGCATTGTTGATGATTCAGCTGTTTACGACCAATTGAAGTTGCTTGCTCGCTTTGTTCGGTTAGCTGGATTCTCGGGCTTGCTCGTGAGTCTCGATGAGCTAGTAAATTTGTACAAGCTTTCAAATACGCAAGCAAGAAATGCCAATTATGAGCAAATCTTACGCATTTTGAATGACTCGCTGCAAGGGTCCGCAGACGGCCTTGGTTTTGTTCTTGGAGGAACGCCAGAGTTCTTACTTGATACAAGGCGAGGGTTATACAGCTATCCAGCACTTCAAAGTCGCTTGGCTCAAAACACATTTGCTGTGGGTGGCTTAGTGGACTTCACTGGCCCAGTCGTACGACTTTCAAGTCTGACACCTGAAGACTTTTATGTGTTACTTCAAAATATTCGACATGTTTATGCTGCTGGTGACCAAGCAAAGCATTTGATTCCAGACCAAGGAATTTTTAGCTTTATGGAACACTGCTCAAGCCGTATCGGAGATAGCTATTTCCGAACACCACGAACCACCATAACTTCGTTTATAAATCTTCTGGCAGTTTTAGAACAAAACACTGGAGCTGCTTGGCAAGATTTACTTGGAGGAATCGAAGTAATAGCAGATACAGATGGTTTAGCTGATGCGCACGTCGATTCAGACGATGTAGACGAGTTTGCTTCATTCAAAATGTAA
- a CDS encoding tellurite resistance TerB family protein codes for MARQKKSSAGNVVVIVIACIVALVASVPKEIWIGLGIIGLIWAVSKLTKKSSSGNDIQAVIARDKQPLTTAKVSTNTISSHSIKSPTREHAITNEDIPIQVRVNTAQTDASEYRIPAPPSGSGSQKWIPIGQYIEVAGTTITGGMVYVGTTTHFGNTPDPSLIVTNKPVAKYGDYTERQFSYWPSYSEISDSARRAYLNWLAGGRKDPEAEIGFVFLFFYGLERRVLVDSQTDPIAKAELPLIAQELQRLLKIYGPASGSFRSYAGQLYDWISMSDCADSLYLKPVPTFPKSYDVPVYIRLALGQAAIDSAPVPATLALAWIKHAPNISLRTPATRCESEFSRLFTLRYHEKFVEGLQLPRNKTKLKFQYRPASAGLLRNGETKLSFGDIPDVTVLTGPLKKLQEIVESTTKELESYSRYLSKNLEGSTELEGVLLLPPLLWPDNLTLALKSIQSGMEDGEIVMPYQKLLSVLNAKSVLTKDKAITLAKALESMGIGIEPNLLGGAKLPKPEDTVVLFDIPAGEIVSPITPAYQIAVLTLQLASSIAAADGDFDAKESALLREQIQSWTHLTPYHIRRLLALLRLLVISPASLTSLKKQLEPLDTETKEVLGSFMATVAQTDEKVTVEEIKMLEKVYKVLGIDSKKVFSDIHAASPDTPSTTPTTKKTDISTFKLDPARIAVLQQDTAKVSALLANIFNEEAQISTPSSSSEVAIEQDDSETIAKQSYLLGLDESHDALARMLLSRPQWNREELLDVASDLDLMLDGALERINEAAYDVHDIPFTEGEDPIEVNAEVLEKIEA; via the coding sequence GGCTTGATTTGGGCTGTATCAAAACTCACCAAAAAAAGCAGCTCAGGTAATGATATCCAAGCGGTGATTGCACGCGATAAACAACCATTAACAACAGCAAAAGTAAGTACGAATACTATTTCGAGCCATTCCATAAAATCACCAACTCGAGAGCACGCAATTACAAACGAAGACATTCCCATTCAAGTAAGAGTTAATACCGCACAGACTGATGCATCTGAGTATCGAATTCCTGCCCCACCTTCTGGGTCGGGTTCACAAAAATGGATTCCAATAGGTCAGTATATCGAGGTTGCAGGAACCACGATTACTGGTGGAATGGTTTACGTAGGGACCACTACTCATTTTGGGAATACCCCTGACCCTTCATTAATAGTGACCAATAAACCCGTTGCAAAATATGGTGACTACACTGAGCGACAATTTAGTTATTGGCCAAGTTATTCAGAGATTTCGGATTCTGCGCGTCGAGCTTATCTGAATTGGCTAGCTGGTGGCAGAAAGGACCCTGAAGCTGAAATTGGATTTGTATTTTTATTTTTCTACGGTCTTGAACGCCGAGTATTGGTTGATTCTCAGACAGACCCTATTGCAAAAGCCGAATTACCATTAATAGCACAAGAGCTGCAGCGTTTATTAAAGATTTATGGCCCAGCCTCGGGCTCATTCCGTAGTTATGCCGGCCAGTTATATGACTGGATATCCATGAGCGATTGTGCTGATTCTCTGTATCTGAAGCCAGTACCAACATTTCCAAAATCATATGATGTGCCAGTGTATATTCGCCTTGCTCTTGGGCAGGCGGCGATAGATAGTGCTCCCGTACCTGCAACTCTTGCACTTGCATGGATTAAGCATGCGCCCAACATTTCATTAAGGACCCCAGCAACTCGTTGCGAGAGTGAGTTCAGCAGACTGTTTACATTACGCTATCACGAGAAATTTGTTGAAGGACTTCAGTTACCTCGCAACAAAACCAAACTGAAATTTCAATACCGCCCAGCGTCAGCCGGTTTGCTGCGCAATGGTGAGACAAAACTGAGCTTTGGTGATATTCCTGATGTAACTGTACTTACTGGGCCATTGAAAAAGTTGCAGGAAATAGTCGAATCAACGACAAAAGAGTTGGAGTCATATAGCCGTTACTTATCAAAGAATTTGGAAGGTAGCACTGAGCTTGAAGGTGTATTGCTCTTGCCACCATTGTTGTGGCCTGACAATTTAACTTTAGCGTTGAAGAGCATTCAATCAGGAATGGAGGATGGCGAGATAGTAATGCCATATCAAAAACTACTTTCCGTATTAAATGCCAAATCAGTGCTAACAAAAGATAAAGCAATTACGTTAGCCAAAGCTTTAGAGTCGATGGGCATCGGCATAGAACCAAATCTACTTGGTGGCGCAAAACTACCTAAACCAGAAGACACAGTCGTTTTATTTGATATTCCGGCTGGGGAAATTGTTTCTCCAATAACACCAGCTTATCAGATAGCCGTATTGACTCTTCAGCTTGCCTCATCGATTGCAGCAGCGGATGGAGATTTCGATGCAAAAGAATCCGCACTTTTGCGTGAGCAAATTCAAAGCTGGACACATCTAACTCCGTATCACATCCGCCGTTTATTGGCGCTGCTTCGCTTGCTCGTTATTTCCCCTGCATCCCTGACATCACTAAAAAAACAACTCGAGCCGTTGGATACAGAGACAAAAGAAGTTCTTGGCTCATTTATGGCAACAGTTGCTCAAACAGATGAAAAGGTTACGGTTGAAGAAATCAAGATGCTTGAGAAGGTGTACAAAGTCCTTGGCATTGATAGCAAAAAAGTATTTAGTGATATTCATGCGGCAAGTCCCGATACTCCTTCAACGACACCAACCACAAAAAAAACAGACATTTCAACTTTCAAACTCGACCCTGCACGCATTGCGGTCTTGCAACAAGACACCGCCAAAGTTTCAGCCTTACTAGCCAATATTTTCAATGAAGAAGCTCAAATTTCAACGCCTAGTTCATCTTCTGAAGTTGCTATCGAGCAGGATGATTCCGAAACAATAGCAAAACAGAGCTATTTGCTTGGCCTTGATGAGTCGCATGACGCACTAGCTCGTATGCTACTTTCAAGACCACAATGGAATCGTGAAGAGTTACTTGATGTCGCGTCAGACCTTGATTTGATGCTTGACGGTGCGCTTGAGCGCATCAATGAAGCAGCATACGACGTTCATGACATCCCATTCACCGAAGGTGAAGACCCAATTGAAGTTAACGCTGAAGTTCTGGAGAAAATTGAAGCATGA